The segment GGGTGGCCCTGAAGGGGATCGATGTACGACGCCTGCGCCTTCATTGCCCTCCCAGCGCTCGCCCTTGAATAACGCCACGTCACCAGCATTCAGGCGCATCACCTTATCCACAGCGGCATAGCCTGTGGACAATGCAGTTCGCGCCACTTCCTGCTCCGGCACATACTCACTACCCGGTCCCGCATACGTTGTAATCAGTCTCAGCGGAACGTTATCCACATGGAAACGTGGGCACATCGGACTGGTCAGCGCACGTACGCGCAAACCCACGCGACGCGCGCCAAGCAAGCAGCTATAAGCCGACACGAGCCATGTGACATCCGCGACGAAAGCGTTATAGCCGTGGATATCCACAGCCTCCTGCAGCAGCGCGTCGATCACTGGGACCTGATGCTCATCGACCTCGAGCACCCGCTGATCCGCTAACGATCCACCAAGCCCCGCCACAACTTCTGCAAAGTCGTGAAGCTGAGGCGGAAGTTGTCGCTGCCAGACAGCGAGATTGACACCGTCCTGCAGGACCTGCGCCATTGCCTGAGGAGTCTGGCCAAACACCTGACGGATATCCACAGCCTCTGGCTTACTCACGCGGCCACCCGCTCGTCCCAGGGGCCGAATGGATCGGGAAAACGCAGCCAGCCCATGGGCTCGAGTGCCATTTCTTCATCCGTCAACAGGCACTGTTCAAGAGCTGTGGATAATTGCGCCACATTCAGATTTTGACCTATGAACACTAACTCCTGCCGGCAGTCGCCAGTATCTGGCAACCAATGTTCAAGAATGGCTGCAACGTTATCCACATCCTCCGGCCACTGTTCGCGGGGTACGAAACACCACCAGCGACCAGCCAGACCATGGCGCATCATGCCGCCTGCCTGAGACCAACTGCCCGCTTCTTTATATTTGCTCGCCAACCAAAAGAACCCTTTAGAACGTAGTAACCGGCCATTACTCCAGGGCGTGTGGACAAAGTCATGGAACCGCTGCGGATGAAAAGGCCGCCGTGCGGTCCAGGTGGTCGCTTGGATGCCATATTCTTCTGTTTCCGGTGTGTGTTCACCGCGAAGCTCCTTCAACCAGCCGGGCGCTTGCTCTGCCTGGTCGAAGTCGAACAAGCCGGTGTTCAGAATCCTGGCAAGGGGAACCTGACCCATGACCATTGGAATGATCTGGGCTCGGCGGTTCAGGCTACGGAGGATGGCTGAAAGCTCTTCCCGTTCGGCCTGACTGACCAGATCGATTTTGCTCAACAGCAATACATCAGCAAACTCTACCTGCTCAATCAGCAAGTCGCTGATCGAGCGTTCATCGTCTTCTCCCAAAGTCTGGCCACTGCTTTCCAGGCTCTGCGCGGCTTGATAATCACGCATGAAGTTCAAGGCATCCACTACGGTGACCATAGTGTCGAGACGCGCCAGATCCGACAGGCTGCGGCCTTGCTCATCACGGAAGGTAAAGGTTTCAGCCACAGGCAGAGGTTCTGAGATACCAGTCGATTCAATCAGCAGGTAATCGAAGCGCCCCGCCTCGGCCAGGCGTGCAACCTCTTCAAGCAGATCTTCACGCAGCGTGCAGCAGATGCAGCCATTGCTCATCTCCACCAGCTTTTCTTCGGCCCGGTTAAGGGTGACATTGCGCTGGACTTCGCTGGCGTCAATGTTGATCTCACTCATGTCATTGACGATGACCGCGACACGAAGATCTTCGCGATTGCGCAGAACATGGTTGAGAAGCGTGCTTTTCCCTGCGCCCAAAAACCCGGAGAGCACAGTGACAGGAAGACGATTGGACATGGCAAAACCTCATCACACAGGCGCATTCGAAACGATGCATTGCATAATGTTATAAAGTAACAATACAATTTAGCCAAGTGGTTCCTGACGAGAGCTCTGTGTAATGAATAGAAAACGACCAGCCCATTTCACGGCGCATTGCTGACGACTCAGCCGCTACCTCACTGCGCCCATCCGCAGTGGACCCAATGTTCCACATACACGCATAGCCTTGGAAATCCCATGTCCCATCCCCCGCTTCCCGACGTCGCTGCACAGCATCTGAATTCCACCACACCATTGGACTGGGTAGGGATGTGCGGTATAGCCATGCCGATGCAGATCGGGGGCCGTCTGGTAGCAGCTACGGCAGATGCGGGTGTTAACCTTGTGGATGGCAACTCACGCGGCATACACATGTCGCGTCTGTACCTGGCGCTTGAAAATCTTGAACAGGAGCCGCTGCGTCCGCTGCTGCTGCGTCGCCTTTTAGCGAGTTTTCTCAACAGTCATGATGGGCAATCGTCTGCGGCATACGTGCGATTGAGCTATCAGCATTTGCTTAAACGGCCTGCCTTGGTTAGTCCTCTTGCCGGGTGGAAAAGCTATGACGTCGAGATCCATGCACGGATCGAACATGAAATGTTCCACGTGGAACTATCCGTTTCGATACCCTA is part of the Pseudomonas parafulva genome and harbors:
- a CDS encoding DUF1826 domain-containing protein, with the protein product MSKPEAVDIRQVFGQTPQAMAQVLQDGVNLAVWQRQLPPQLHDFAEVVAGLGGSLADQRVLEVDEHQVPVIDALLQEAVDIHGYNAFVADVTWLVSAYSCLLGARRVGLRVRALTSPMCPRFHVDNVPLRLITTYAGPGSEYVPEQEVARTALSTGYAAVDKVMRLNAGDVALFKGERWEGNEGAGVVHRSPSGPPRLLLTLDWLA
- the zigA gene encoding zinc metallochaperone GTPase ZigA: MSNRLPVTVLSGFLGAGKSTLLNHVLRNREDLRVAVIVNDMSEINIDASEVQRNVTLNRAEEKLVEMSNGCICCTLREDLLEEVARLAEAGRFDYLLIESTGISEPLPVAETFTFRDEQGRSLSDLARLDTMVTVVDALNFMRDYQAAQSLESSGQTLGEDDERSISDLLIEQVEFADVLLLSKIDLVSQAEREELSAILRSLNRRAQIIPMVMGQVPLARILNTGLFDFDQAEQAPGWLKELRGEHTPETEEYGIQATTWTARRPFHPQRFHDFVHTPWSNGRLLRSKGFFWLASKYKEAGSWSQAGGMMRHGLAGRWWCFVPREQWPEDVDNVAAILEHWLPDTGDCRQELVFIGQNLNVAQLSTALEQCLLTDEEMALEPMGWLRFPDPFGPWDERVAA